In Liquorilactobacillus hordei DSM 19519, the following proteins share a genomic window:
- a CDS encoding L,D-transpeptidase, with protein MVFLIAAVLGGYTYYRSTHFNKNIQINGVSVGGLNEKSALAQLKSEKIDNNVYLNGKLLLEGKKTSSGFTQKDLSKIRQLLKKQWTFLPESRKISYQITPSNVSNYRTNVIKPKLKQLLDKKNSKLTAAVDSHAVLRYGKITYTASKKGNQYNVAKILTAYDKQKNQPTTNIKKFVIQPVTSSSNQVKKQKEKLETLAKRTVVYKVQQTNYTLAAKDVINQATYIGDKYQISQDGIVNEINDINNKQATLQKSISFKTHAGDTVNVPGGTYGWALKTSDSYETISAAFINNKSEVDAASDIYGVGYLTYGTGYDNLTNDGIGTTYAEISIQDQRAWFYIDGKEVYTTNIVTGKHSTNEDTPTGVWYIMYKQSPATLEGSEVGNANYSVKVNYWAQFTSSGCGFHDASWRTDWSSTAYLTNGSGGCANTPSANMESVYNSLSQKEAVVVY; from the coding sequence GTGGTTTTTTTAATTGCAGCAGTCCTTGGTGGTTACACATACTATCGTTCAACTCACTTTAATAAGAACATACAAATAAATGGTGTTTCAGTTGGTGGTTTAAATGAAAAAAGTGCTCTTGCACAATTGAAGTCTGAGAAGATAGATAATAATGTCTATTTGAATGGAAAGTTATTACTTGAGGGTAAGAAGACAAGTTCTGGATTTACCCAGAAGGATTTAAGCAAAATTAGACAGTTGCTTAAAAAACAATGGACCTTTCTGCCAGAATCAAGAAAAATAAGCTATCAGATCACACCGTCAAATGTGAGTAATTATAGAACCAATGTTATTAAACCAAAATTAAAGCAATTATTAGACAAGAAAAACAGCAAATTAACTGCAGCAGTTGATTCACATGCGGTCTTGCGCTACGGAAAGATAACATATACTGCTTCAAAAAAGGGAAATCAGTATAATGTAGCTAAAATTTTAACAGCATATGATAAGCAAAAAAATCAGCCTACTACGAATATAAAGAAGTTTGTTATTCAACCAGTAACAAGTTCAAGTAATCAGGTAAAAAAGCAAAAAGAAAAATTAGAGACTTTAGCAAAACGGACGGTTGTGTATAAGGTACAACAAACAAATTATACTTTAGCGGCTAAAGATGTAATTAATCAGGCAACATATATTGGTGATAAGTACCAAATTTCTCAAGATGGGATAGTAAATGAGATAAACGATATTAATAACAAGCAGGCCACTCTTCAAAAGTCAATCTCTTTCAAGACTCATGCAGGAGATACGGTGAATGTTCCTGGTGGTACGTATGGTTGGGCTCTTAAGACCAGCGATTCGTATGAAACAATCAGTGCTGCTTTTATTAATAATAAAAGTGAGGTTGACGCTGCCTCTGACATCTATGGAGTTGGTTATCTGACCTATGGAACTGGATACGATAATTTAACAAATGATGGCATTGGTACGACTTATGCAGAAATATCAATTCAGGATCAAAGAGCGTGGTTTTATATAGATGGAAAAGAAGTTTATACAACTAATATTGTAACGGGAAAACATAGTACAAACGAAGATACTCCAACAGGTGTTTGGTATATAATGTACAAACAGTCCCCAGCTACATTAGAAGGTAGCGAAGTTGGGAACGCGAATTATTCTGTGAAAGTTAACTATTGGGCTCAATTTACTAGTAGTGGATGTGGATTCCATGATGCTAGCTGGAGAACCGATTGGTCAAGTACAGCATATCTGACTAATGGTTCCGGTGGATGTGCGAACACGCCAAGTGCTAATATGGAGAGCGTGTATAACAGTCTCTCACAAAAAGAAGCCGTGGTTGTTTATTAA
- a CDS encoding universal stress protein produces the protein MAVNEKNLQFEIEDKPFSRVLVAVDQDDSSSSIKAFQFAVTLASRNKAKLGIVSILELEDLNVFEALSPEKRNEISSSLLADVNVYVKIAKEHGVKEVEGFVAEGKPAPTIISDIIPTFKPDVLVCGSKTKHVSKREKIFIGSQASYLAQNSPCSVLVIRK, from the coding sequence ATGGCAGTTAATGAGAAAAATTTACAATTTGAGATTGAGGATAAACCATTTTCAAGAGTTTTAGTGGCAGTTGATCAAGATGATTCGAGTTCTTCAATTAAGGCATTTCAATTTGCAGTTACACTTGCATCCAGAAATAAAGCGAAGTTAGGAATTGTCTCAATACTTGAATTAGAGGATTTAAATGTTTTTGAGGCCCTTAGTCCTGAAAAAAGAAATGAAATCAGTAGTTCTTTGCTTGCAGATGTCAATGTTTATGTCAAAATTGCAAAGGAACATGGTGTTAAGGAAGTTGAGGGTTTTGTAGCAGAGGGGAAACCAGCACCTACAATTATTTCAGATATTATCCCAACTTTTAAACCAGATGTGTTAGTCTGTGGATCAAAAACAAAACATGTAAGTAAACGTGAGAAAATTTTTATTGGTTCTCAAGCTAGTTATTTGGCACAGAATTCTCCATGTTCGGTTTTAGTAATACGGAAGTAG
- a CDS encoding NAD(P)H-dependent oxidoreductase: protein MKTLVVVAHPKIKESSTQQFLKETAKISESVTWLELNDVTLSEITRNRTLLHENQRIIFQFPLLWYSAPGILFEWLRITIQQDDETWLKCKELGIVVNIGQSEKSYRLGGSEKYSLSSLLSPLGALANRLGLTLIPYFVIEKFAYQTETAKKKLLIAYLQYLQLNQPINFKERQAWAIKFLKELTVNENNSMIRLVLDNFVEQADRLSELKTEIDLIKKVDDNDY from the coding sequence TTGAAAACATTGGTGGTCGTTGCACATCCAAAAATTAAGGAATCCAGCACACAACAGTTTTTAAAGGAAACAGCAAAAATTTCAGAAAGTGTCACATGGCTGGAACTAAATGACGTGACTCTGAGCGAAATTACTAGAAACAGAACATTGTTACATGAAAATCAGCGAATTATTTTTCAGTTTCCATTGTTGTGGTATAGCGCACCTGGGATCTTGTTTGAATGGCTGAGGATAACCATCCAGCAAGATGATGAAACTTGGTTAAAGTGTAAGGAATTGGGAATTGTTGTAAATATTGGTCAATCTGAGAAATCTTATCGATTAGGTGGCAGCGAGAAGTACTCTCTCTCAAGTTTACTTAGTCCGCTAGGTGCGTTGGCAAATAGATTAGGATTGACATTAATTCCTTATTTTGTTATTGAAAAATTTGCATATCAGACTGAGACAGCTAAAAAAAAGTTGTTGATAGCTTATTTACAGTATCTGCAGTTAAATCAACCGATTAATTTTAAAGAAAGACAGGCATGGGCAATCAAGTTTTTGAAAGAGTTAACCGTTAATGAGAATAATTCTATGATAAGGTTAGTCCTTGATAATTTTGTTGAACAGGCAGACAGGCTATCTGAATTAAAAACTGAAATTGATTTGATAAAGAAAGTTGATGACAATGACTACTAG
- a CDS encoding ribonuclease H family protein, which produces MAFKYYVVSRGRKPGIYKTWSECQMQVQGYQQARFKGFNNLSEAKGWLDNPEQFVQKKTSQVNSKQRHLSEADIVLWTDGGSRNNGNKKGQHVKADDKAAWAFLFVEGEKRYSASAGEYGATNNRMEIMALLRALEELENQKLNNKQILAILDSRYVLDAINKNWLSNWKKRGWKTSNGTAVANQELWQKIATQLLEFPNIVFSWTKGHLDNEGNLFVDELLNKTMDKM; this is translated from the coding sequence ATCGCATTTAAGTATTATGTTGTGTCCCGTGGTAGAAAACCTGGAATATATAAAACTTGGTCTGAGTGTCAAATGCAAGTCCAAGGTTATCAACAAGCTCGATTCAAGGGTTTTAACAATTTGTCTGAGGCAAAGGGCTGGTTAGACAATCCAGAGCAATTTGTTCAAAAAAAGACAAGTCAGGTTAATAGTAAGCAAAGACACTTAAGTGAAGCAGACATTGTTTTGTGGACAGATGGTGGTTCACGAAATAATGGTAATAAGAAGGGACAACATGTAAAAGCAGACGATAAAGCTGCTTGGGCATTTTTGTTTGTTGAAGGTGAAAAGAGATATTCTGCTTCTGCTGGCGAGTATGGTGCTACTAATAATCGGATGGAGATTATGGCGCTTCTTAGAGCGCTGGAAGAATTGGAAAATCAAAAGTTGAATAACAAGCAAATACTAGCAATTCTTGATTCAAGATATGTCCTTGATGCTATTAATAAGAATTGGCTGTCTAATTGGAAAAAACGTGGTTGGAAGACTTCAAATGGTACAGCAGTGGCCAATCAAGAACTTTGGCAAAAGATTGCAACACAATTGCTTGAATTTCCTAATATTGTTTTTAGTTGGACAAAAGGTCACTTGGATAATGAAGGTAATTTATTTGTTGATGAATTATTGAATAAGACAATGGATAAAATGTAG
- the trhA gene encoding PAQR family membrane homeostasis protein TrhA translates to MNTKERLLNEIWSSITHGVGITLSIAAVVLLIIKGVAEHSGIVLTSFLVYGISLMTLYISSTLFHSLYFTKAKTFFQTMDHCSIFILISGTYTPYCLLAIRGNQGIWMLSIIWILSVLGILFHLFVHNSKLQWVETLTYVLMGWLCLLGAKSLFLSLGTIGFALLFIGGLMFTFGAGVYSIKGVKYAHVYWHIFVMLGSIAMFFSIYLFL, encoded by the coding sequence ATGAACACAAAAGAAAGATTGTTAAATGAAATTTGGAGCAGTATCACTCATGGTGTAGGAATTACGCTAAGTATAGCAGCCGTTGTCTTGCTAATAATTAAAGGTGTAGCAGAGCACAGTGGGATAGTTTTGACTTCGTTTTTAGTATACGGGATCTCTTTGATGACACTATATATATCATCTACGTTGTTTCATTCATTGTATTTTACAAAAGCAAAAACGTTCTTTCAAACGATGGACCATTGTAGTATTTTCATATTGATTTCAGGAACATATACGCCATACTGTTTGTTAGCAATTAGGGGTAATCAAGGAATTTGGATGTTGAGTATTATTTGGATATTGTCAGTACTTGGCATATTATTTCATTTATTTGTGCATAATAGTAAGTTACAGTGGGTTGAAACTTTAACTTATGTATTGATGGGATGGTTATGTTTATTAGGAGCTAAGAGTTTGTTCCTTTCACTTGGTACAATTGGTTTCGCACTTCTATTTATAGGAGGATTGATGTTTACTTTTGGCGCGGGTGTTTATAGTATCAAAGGTGTAAAGTATGCACATGTTTATTGGCATATTTTTGTTATGCTAGGGTCAATTGCCATGTTTTTCTCTATCTATCTTTTTCTATAA
- a CDS encoding DUF1836 domain-containing protein has translation MHNEFEKWLKAFSEERLPLWNEFPDFDLYMDQLVNLGNRYLENFIDVKITASMINSYVKKGLMERPSKKKYTTTNVAELVVISLLKSIYPLETIRSGIKQSTKDMSIADSYNYFANLFNRTLSSFSLTNSPQVDSFNENMIQLTEQFAIHAVIYKMIGEKLVNLQRISKTN, from the coding sequence ATGCATAATGAATTCGAAAAATGGTTGAAAGCTTTTAGTGAGGAAAGATTACCACTCTGGAATGAATTTCCTGATTTTGATTTGTACATGGACCAACTTGTAAATTTAGGTAATCGTTACTTGGAGAACTTCATTGATGTAAAAATAACTGCTTCAATGATTAATAGTTACGTAAAAAAAGGATTAATGGAGCGACCCAGCAAAAAGAAATATACAACCACAAATGTTGCAGAACTGGTTGTAATCAGTCTCTTAAAGTCAATTTATCCTCTCGAAACCATTCGCAGTGGTATAAAGCAGTCTACAAAAGATATGTCAATTGCAGATTCATACAATTATTTTGCTAATCTTTTCAATCGTACTTTATCAAGTTTTAGTCTCACAAACTCCCCTCAAGTAGACTCATTTAATGAAAATATGATTCAATTAACAGAACAATTTGCAATTCATGCAGTTATCTACAAGATGATTGGCGAAAAGCTTGTAAATCTACAAAGAATTTCTAAAACTAATTAG
- a CDS encoding class II fructose-bisphosphate aldolase: MSIVNGNGIFDAARSGHYAVGAFNTNNLEWTRAILAAAQETNTPILIQTSMGAAKYMGGYELCLNLVQQTVKSMGITVPVIMHLDHGNYEAAKECIEVGYTSVMFDGHDLPFEENLEKTKEIVALAHAKNITVEAEVGSIGGEEDGIIGAGELADVEEAKQIAATGVDYLACGIGNIHGKYPANWTGLNFDRLKELADVIETPLVLHGGSGIPKEQIQKAIAMGVSKVNVNTECQLAFAAATRKYIEAGKDEQGKGYDPRKLLAPGAQAITDVVKERIEWFGTPEAK; this comes from the coding sequence ATGTCAATCGTAAACGGTAATGGAATCTTTGATGCTGCTCGCTCAGGTCACTATGCAGTCGGAGCATTCAACACAAATAACTTGGAATGGACTCGTGCAATTCTTGCTGCTGCGCAAGAAACAAACACACCAATCTTAATTCAAACATCGATGGGTGCTGCAAAGTACATGGGTGGATACGAATTATGTCTTAACTTGGTGCAACAAACTGTTAAGTCAATGGGAATTACTGTTCCTGTTATAATGCATCTTGATCATGGTAACTATGAAGCTGCTAAAGAATGTATTGAAGTAGGATATACATCCGTTATGTTCGATGGTCATGATCTTCCATTTGAAGAAAACTTGGAAAAGACTAAGGAAATTGTTGCTTTAGCACATGCTAAAAATATCACAGTTGAAGCAGAAGTTGGTTCAATTGGTGGTGAAGAAGACGGAATTATTGGTGCTGGTGAATTAGCTGATGTTGAAGAAGCAAAACAAATCGCTGCTACAGGTGTTGACTACTTGGCATGTGGTATTGGTAATATCCATGGTAAGTACCCAGCAAACTGGACAGGTTTGAACTTTGATCGTTTGAAGGAACTTGCTGATGTTATCGAAACACCACTTGTATTGCATGGTGGTTCAGGAATTCCTAAGGAACAAATCCAAAAGGCTATTGCAATGGGTGTTTCAAAGGTTAATGTTAATACTGAATGTCAATTAGCATTTGCTGCTGCAACTCGCAAATATATTGAAGCTGGTAAGGACGAACAAGGTAAGGGTTACGATCCACGTAAACTTCTTGCACCTGGCGCACAAGCAATCACAGATGTTGTTAAAGAACGCATTGAATGGTTTGGTACACCAGAAGCTAAATAA
- a CDS encoding FeoB-associated Cys-rich membrane protein yields MIATVILALVIFSAFFYVIYSRFLKKGSSGCHDCEDVGCPLVDTRKIKKHH; encoded by the coding sequence ATGATTGCTACAGTTATTTTGGCATTAGTAATTTTTTCAGCATTCTTTTATGTAATATATTCACGTTTTTTGAAGAAGGGTAGTAGCGGTTGTCATGATTGCGAAGACGTAGGTTGCCCACTTGTGGATACACGTAAAATAAAGAAGCACCATTGA
- the feoB gene encoding ferrous iron transport protein B: MGNVALVGNPNSGKTTLFNLLTGSNQTIGNWPGVTVEKKSGKLKTNASIIIQDLPGTYSLSPYSIEERVTRNFIISQQPDLVVDVVDSTNLERNLYLTLQLMETGTPLVLALNMMDIAEKSGKKINIGKLSYLLSLKIVWISALKKKNIQKLEKEIESNQAEYTYPEYDERLESALSMIQDTIRSIVPADKLRWYAIKLFECDEQINEELQLNEKKKKDIKAIIETAEEIFGENSDSIIVNARYDFISKIVEMSVISTDDFQASLSDRLDVVLTNRFLALPIFVLVMWLIYYLSIQTIGTMGSDWVNDVLFGEWIPNYVTSILKSLQVAGWMQGLIVDGIINGMGSILGFVPQIMMLFLCLGILEDCGYMARIAFVMDRIFHKFNLSGKSFIPMLISTGCGVPGIMATRTIENEKDRKMTIMLTTFMPCSAKLTVIALISGTFFPNQSWIAPSAYFMGMLAVVGSGIFLKRTRLFSGPPLPFVMELPAYHFPRAANVLNQVINRASGFIKKAGTIIFASCVLIWFLSNFNFRLQAVSQSKSMLKTFGTILAPLFAPLGFGDWRATVAVIAGLIAKENCVGTLRIAFGSGTATAFAESLRGTYSAMAGYSFLAFNLLCAPCFAAIGTMYKEYGDVKWTLKAVGYQTAVAYLVALLLFQSYQLVNNNISWQAVTAVLVVIAVFAYCLVIKKDKNEQIFEIQDEMKGSTII; encoded by the coding sequence ATGGGAAATGTTGCCCTCGTAGGAAATCCCAATAGTGGGAAAACGACTCTTTTTAATTTGCTTACTGGTTCAAACCAAACAATCGGCAACTGGCCAGGAGTTACGGTTGAAAAAAAATCTGGAAAATTAAAAACAAATGCTAGTATTATTATTCAAGATTTACCAGGTACATATTCCTTGTCACCCTACAGTATAGAAGAAAGAGTAACTAGGAACTTTATAATAAGTCAGCAACCTGATTTAGTTGTTGATGTAGTTGATTCAACCAACTTAGAAAGAAACCTATACTTAACATTGCAACTAATGGAGACTGGAACTCCATTAGTCCTAGCGTTGAATATGATGGATATTGCTGAAAAATCAGGAAAAAAAATAAATATAGGGAAGCTTTCTTATCTTCTATCTCTAAAAATCGTATGGATCAGTGCATTAAAAAAGAAAAACATTCAGAAATTAGAAAAAGAAATTGAAAGTAATCAGGCAGAGTACACCTATCCAGAGTATGATGAACGACTTGAAAGTGCTCTGAGCATGATTCAAGATACAATCAGGAGTATCGTACCAGCAGATAAGCTAAGATGGTATGCAATCAAGTTGTTTGAATGTGATGAGCAAATCAATGAAGAGCTTCAGCTTAATGAAAAAAAGAAAAAAGATATTAAAGCAATAATTGAAACAGCGGAAGAGATATTTGGTGAAAATAGTGACAGTATAATTGTCAATGCACGTTATGATTTTATTTCAAAAATAGTTGAGATGTCAGTGATTTCTACAGATGATTTTCAAGCAAGTTTGAGTGATAGATTGGACGTGGTTTTGACCAATCGCTTTTTGGCTTTACCTATTTTTGTTTTAGTCATGTGGTTAATTTATTATTTATCTATTCAGACAATTGGTACTATGGGGTCAGATTGGGTCAACGATGTTCTTTTTGGGGAATGGATTCCCAATTATGTAACTTCTATTTTAAAAAGTTTACAAGTCGCAGGCTGGATGCAGGGACTGATTGTTGATGGAATAATTAATGGGATGGGCTCAATTTTGGGATTTGTTCCACAGATAATGATGCTGTTTTTGTGTCTGGGTATTTTAGAAGATTGCGGCTATATGGCAAGAATTGCCTTTGTAATGGATCGAATATTTCATAAATTTAATTTGTCAGGAAAATCATTTATTCCAATGTTAATTTCTACGGGATGCGGAGTTCCTGGAATAATGGCGACGCGAACAATTGAAAACGAAAAAGATCGAAAAATGACAATCATGCTTACGACTTTTATGCCCTGTTCAGCTAAATTAACTGTGATAGCACTTATTTCAGGGACTTTTTTTCCAAATCAAAGTTGGATAGCGCCTTCCGCATATTTTATGGGAATGCTTGCAGTTGTTGGTTCGGGAATTTTTTTGAAAAGAACTAGATTGTTTTCTGGGCCACCACTACCTTTTGTGATGGAATTACCAGCATATCATTTTCCAAGAGCAGCGAATGTCTTGAATCAGGTGATTAATAGGGCAAGTGGCTTTATTAAAAAAGCTGGAACAATTATTTTTGCTTCATGTGTCTTGATTTGGTTTCTTTCGAATTTTAATTTTAGATTACAAGCTGTTTCACAGTCAAAAAGTATGTTGAAGACTTTCGGAACAATCTTAGCACCACTATTTGCTCCCTTGGGTTTTGGAGATTGGCGGGCTACCGTTGCGGTTATAGCTGGTTTAATTGCAAAAGAGAATTGTGTTGGTACACTTAGAATTGCGTTTGGAAGCGGGACAGCAACAGCCTTTGCAGAATCATTGAGAGGTACATATTCAGCAATGGCGGGCTATTCGTTCTTAGCATTTAATTTACTTTGTGCTCCATGTTTCGCTGCAATTGGTACAATGTATAAAGAATATGGGGATGTAAAATGGACACTGAAGGCCGTAGGGTATCAGACGGCCGTTGCATATTTAGTAGCTTTATTGCTATTTCAATCTTACCAACTAGTTAATAATAATATTAGTTGGCAGGCTGTTACAGCAGTTTTAGTAGTCATTGCTGTATTTGCATATTGTTTGGTTATTAAGAAAGACAAAAATGAGCAGATATTTGAAATTCAAGACGAAATGAAAGGAAGTACGATAATATGA
- a CDS encoding FeoA family protein, whose translation MKTLAEINKKGSYIITEILGNKKLVRRLNEIGIVNNTTITLLSGTSDTGKVIVLKGQRLALNESLASNLLVISADEQRDDELKRLSQLGVGDEGIAIKINGSRPLRRRLLDMGLTGHTLIRVCQIAPLGDPIEIELRGYKLSLRKEEADYVVVRSVEKWEMLPS comes from the coding sequence ATGAAGACGTTAGCTGAAATTAATAAAAAAGGTAGTTATATTATTACGGAGATACTTGGAAATAAGAAATTGGTAAGGCGGCTTAATGAGATTGGAATTGTGAATAATACAACAATTACTTTATTGAGTGGAACTAGCGATACAGGTAAAGTAATCGTTTTGAAGGGACAAAGGCTAGCGTTAAATGAATCACTTGCAAGTAATTTACTTGTGATTAGTGCCGATGAACAACGAGACGATGAATTGAAGAGATTATCCCAGTTGGGTGTCGGTGATGAGGGAATTGCTATCAAAATTAATGGCTCTCGTCCTTTAAGAAGACGGTTATTGGATATGGGATTGACAGGACATACCTTGATTAGAGTTTGTCAAATTGCTCCGTTGGGTGATCCAATAGAGATTGAATTACGAGGATATAAGTTGAGTTTACGTAAAGAAGAAGCTGATTATGTGGTTGTTAGGAGTGTGGAGAAATGGGAAATGTTGCCCTCGTAG
- the phoU gene encoding phosphate signaling complex protein PhoU, protein MRKILEKQIENLHQDFAKMGFDVAKALENATSVFQNHDEELAKKVLENDFAINESEIYLERKTAQVIALQQPVASDLRVLITILKASSDLERIGDHAVSIVHSVKRISEENRNKEIEELLVAMSQHVHKMLLDVIDAYVHNDEEKARSLADNDEVNDDYLRQVRRKALNAMQTDSDFVGVGSEYMVMATHFERMGDYITNVSEWIVYTNTGRIVELGPTEATKSN, encoded by the coding sequence ATGAGAAAAATTTTAGAGAAACAAATTGAAAATCTGCATCAAGATTTTGCTAAAATGGGCTTTGATGTTGCAAAAGCACTTGAAAATGCAACTAGTGTTTTTCAAAATCATGACGAAGAACTTGCCAAAAAAGTCTTGGAAAATGATTTTGCAATAAATGAAAGTGAAATTTACCTTGAAAGAAAAACTGCTCAAGTTATTGCATTACAACAGCCTGTTGCTAGTGATCTAAGAGTGTTAATCACAATATTAAAGGCAAGTTCAGATTTAGAAAGAATTGGTGATCATGCTGTAAGTATTGTCCATTCAGTCAAGCGAATTAGTGAAGAAAATCGTAATAAAGAAATTGAGGAATTGTTGGTGGCAATGAGCCAGCATGTCCACAAAATGTTATTGGATGTAATTGATGCTTATGTTCATAATGATGAAGAAAAAGCACGAAGCTTGGCCGATAACGATGAAGTGAATGATGACTACTTGCGTCAGGTTAGAAGAAAAGCACTGAATGCAATGCAGACTGATTCTGATTTTGTGGGTGTTGGTTCAGAATACATGGTGATGGCTACTCATTTTGAAAGAATGGGTGATTATATAACTAATGTTTCTGAATGGATTGTCTACACAAATACGGGAAGAATTGTTGAATTGGGGCCAACCGAGGCTACCAAAAGCAATTAA
- the pstB gene encoding phosphate ABC transporter ATP-binding protein PstB produces MEEFITTKDIHLYYGKKEALKGINLAFPAKGINALIGPSGCGKSTYLRTLNRMNDLIPSVTMTGSIRINGQDIYSPKMDTVDLRKKVGMVFQQPNPFPFSIYENVTYGLRIAGIKDKQLLDERVEQSLKQAAVWDEVKDDLHKSALSLSGGQQQRVCIARVLAVQPDVILLDEPTSALDPVSSGLIEDMLLTIRDNYTIIIVTHNLQQASRISDRTAFFLNGELIEEGKTKGVFLNPKRQETDDYISGRFG; encoded by the coding sequence ATGGAAGAATTTATTACTACAAAAGATATACATTTGTATTATGGAAAAAAAGAGGCTTTGAAGGGGATTAATCTAGCATTTCCGGCTAAAGGGATCAATGCATTAATTGGACCATCTGGTTGTGGTAAATCAACTTATTTAAGGACACTTAATCGGATGAATGATTTAATACCTTCTGTTACAATGACAGGAAGCATCAGAATTAATGGTCAAGATATCTATAGTCCAAAGATGGATACAGTTGATCTCAGGAAAAAAGTTGGAATGGTTTTTCAACAGCCTAATCCATTTCCTTTTTCAATTTACGAAAATGTTACCTACGGATTGCGTATAGCTGGAATTAAAGATAAGCAGTTATTGGATGAGCGTGTCGAACAAAGTTTAAAACAAGCTGCTGTTTGGGATGAAGTTAAAGATGATTTGCATAAAAGTGCACTTTCCCTTTCAGGTGGGCAACAACAACGTGTTTGCATTGCGAGAGTGTTGGCTGTTCAACCTGATGTCATTTTACTTGATGAACCAACTTCAGCACTTGACCCAGTATCAAGTGGTTTAATCGAAGATATGCTTTTAACAATTAGAGATAATTATACTATTATTATAGTGACACATAACTTACAACAAGCTTCAAGAATTTCCGATAGGACCGCTTTCTTCTTGAATGGAGAATTAATTGAAGAAGGAAAAACAAAAGGGGTATTTCTGAACCCGAAGAGACAAGAAACAGATGACTATATTAGTGGACGATTCGGATAG